The bacterium genome window below encodes:
- a CDS encoding protein-L-isoaspartate(D-aspartate) O-methyltransferase has product MVDEQIIRRGIVDERVVEAMLKIPRELFVEEALREKAYGDHPLPIGCGQTISQPFMVALMSQSLQLSGSEKVLEIGTGSGYQAAVLAELAQKVYTVERVKILYEKAQRILLTELKYKNIATILADGSLGLPNLAPFDRIIVTAAAPDIPKPLIDQLTDNGILVIPKGDKFFQSLIIVTKKNGELFTKDIGGCVFVPLIGRYGWKNNGA; this is encoded by the coding sequence ATGGTTGATGAACAAATTATAAGACGGGGAATTGTGGATGAAAGAGTGGTAGAGGCAATGCTGAAAATTCCACGAGAGCTATTTGTCGAAGAGGCACTTCGGGAAAAGGCTTACGGTGACCATCCCCTTCCAATTGGTTGTGGACAGACTATCTCACAGCCATTTATGGTTGCTTTAATGAGTCAATCTTTACAACTATCTGGCTCAGAAAAGGTTCTGGAAATAGGAACAGGTTCAGGCTATCAAGCGGCTGTTTTAGCTGAATTAGCTCAAAAGGTTTATACTGTTGAACGGGTAAAAATCTTATACGAAAAGGCACAAAGGATACTTTTAACCGAATTAAAATATAAAAACATTGCAACCATTTTAGCCGATGGTAGTTTGGGATTACCTAATCTTGCTCCTTTTGACCGTATTATTGTGACGGCAGCCGCACCGGATATCCCGAAACCATTAATCGACCAACTGACAGATAACGGTATTCTGGTCATCCCAAAAGGAGATAAATTCTTTCAATCATTGATAATCGTAACAAAGAAAAATGGTGAATTATTCACTAAAGATATAGGTGGGTGTGTCTTTGTGCCATTAATTGGCAGGTATGGCTGGAAAAATAATGGGGCGTAA